In Dyadobacter sp. NIV53, a single window of DNA contains:
- a CDS encoding ATP-binding protein, with protein sequence MSPYPNSRRIEFLATLVTDHITAMIAYWDQDLICRFANASYLKWFGKRSEDMVDKITLRELLGPLYEKNLPYIEGALRGDAQTFEREIPLPTGELRYSLANYFPDIEDGKVMGFFAHVADVHEMKLLEKELTRSNQVITEQNKQLKNFANIVSHNLRSYSGNLDSLLQLLDLVETEDEKAIILNYLRDLSRGFSATVNHLTEIVNFQNQQERHHVSCNLLQFVNETITILKLQIDSCSAIIRVKVESKLVLTTNPAYLESILHNLITNALKYRHPQRRPDITIQAWKTDDGIVLDIRDNGLGIDLNKHGKSLFGMNQTFHGNADAHGIGLYITKYQVDSLGGAIVVESEVDLGSTFRVTFN encoded by the coding sequence ATGTCTCCTTACCCAAACAGCAGAAGAATAGAATTCCTTGCCACTTTGGTGACAGATCATATAACAGCCATGATCGCCTATTGGGATCAGGACCTGATTTGCCGGTTCGCCAACGCCTCCTATCTGAAATGGTTTGGGAAAAGAAGTGAAGATATGGTCGACAAAATAACACTGAGGGAGTTACTAGGGCCATTATACGAAAAAAATCTTCCATACATAGAGGGTGCACTACGTGGTGATGCACAAACTTTTGAACGGGAGATCCCCTTGCCCACGGGCGAACTCAGGTATTCGCTGGCCAACTATTTCCCTGACATTGAAGACGGAAAAGTCATGGGTTTCTTTGCTCATGTGGCCGATGTGCACGAAATGAAACTTCTTGAAAAAGAGCTGACCAGATCCAATCAGGTAATTACAGAGCAAAACAAACAGCTCAAAAATTTTGCTAACATCGTTTCGCACAATCTTAGGTCCTACTCCGGAAACCTGGACTCGCTGCTCCAGCTGCTGGATTTGGTTGAAACAGAGGATGAGAAAGCAATTATCCTCAATTATCTTCGCGATCTATCCAGAGGCTTCTCTGCTACTGTAAATCACCTTACGGAAATTGTGAATTTTCAAAACCAGCAGGAGAGACATCATGTAAGTTGTAATTTACTGCAGTTCGTTAACGAAACAATTACCATACTTAAACTTCAAATTGACAGTTGTAGCGCGATTATTCGGGTTAAAGTAGAATCCAAATTAGTTCTTACGACAAATCCGGCATACCTGGAAAGCATTCTGCATAACCTGATTACAAACGCGTTAAAATATCGACATCCGCAACGGCGGCCGGACATTACAATTCAAGCCTGGAAAACGGACGACGGTATCGTGCTGGACATCCGTGACAATGGTTTAGGGATTGATTTGAATAAACATGGGAAATCACTTTTTGGTATGAATCAAACATTTCATGGAAATGCTGATGCCCATGGTATTGGATTGTATATTACCAAATATCAGGTTGACTCTCTTGGTGGGGCAATTGTCGTGGAAAGTGAAGTAGACTTGGGAAGTACTTTTCGTGTAACCTTTAATTAA
- a CDS encoding DUF6920 family protein: MKTIHEPLAPKKELPAKSQQHSSIIATILLLIIIVAVTAPLTGEFFLSAQFKDEVRRLYLNREKVSAKRFSYQQLDGLPVPVQKYFKHVLPEGQPAIQSVRMLQKGQFKTGLKKDWINIDGEQYVTTQKPGFVWKGKTYMFSARDMYLNGKGKLVVDLFSIYRLQKGEGPKYDEGELLRWLGESVVYPTNLLPGDNLLWFPIDDKSAQLIYYYKGISLSYNVFFNNKYEIERMETQRYMGDTNKEKWVNKLSNYQLRNGILIPIDLEAGWQLKEGYFPYAKFQITNIEYNKFEMF, encoded by the coding sequence ATGAAAACCATCCATGAGCCACTGGCGCCTAAAAAAGAACTCCCTGCAAAGTCACAGCAACACTCTTCGATCATCGCTACCATTTTGTTGCTGATTATTATTGTAGCTGTCACTGCCCCTCTGACCGGCGAATTTTTTCTATCTGCTCAATTTAAAGACGAAGTTCGCCGGCTGTATTTAAACCGTGAAAAAGTATCCGCAAAGCGATTTTCGTACCAGCAGCTGGATGGGTTACCGGTGCCTGTACAAAAATACTTTAAACATGTTTTGCCAGAAGGGCAGCCAGCGATACAATCGGTTAGGATGCTCCAAAAAGGACAGTTCAAAACAGGCTTAAAAAAGGACTGGATCAATATTGACGGGGAACAATATGTAACCACCCAAAAACCAGGATTCGTCTGGAAAGGGAAAACGTATATGTTTTCAGCCAGGGATATGTATCTGAATGGTAAGGGAAAACTTGTTGTGGATCTTTTCAGTATTTACAGGTTGCAAAAAGGTGAAGGCCCAAAATATGATGAAGGAGAACTGCTTCGCTGGCTGGGTGAAAGTGTAGTATATCCAACCAACTTACTTCCCGGCGACAATCTGCTTTGGTTTCCCATCGATGACAAATCTGCACAGCTAATCTACTATTACAAAGGCATTTCGCTTTCTTACAATGTTTTTTTTAACAATAAATATGAAATTGAGCGGATGGAAACGCAGCGCTATATGGGTGATACGAATAAGGAAAAGTGGGTTAACAAACTGTCTAACTACCAGTTGCGAAATGGAATTCTGATACCTATCGACCTGGAAGCGGGATGGCAGTTGAAGGAAGGTTATTTCCCTTATGCCAAGTTTCAAATTACAAATATTGAGTACAATAAATTCGAGATGTTCTGA
- a CDS encoding efflux RND transporter periplasmic adaptor subunit, with protein sequence MITESVYASGVIKGENQYQVYSTVNGLVDKVLVSEGDLVKKGTPVIQLVSSIARMNAENAGITATYSSVSSNAERLNELENNISFARLKLENDASLLERQKNLWAQKIGTRIAFEQRELEYRNSLNAYETAKLRHAETLKQLRFQEQQSRKNLQIVQTSANDYIIKSEGDGQVYDILKKAGEMVTPQTAVAIIGDADRFLIELQIDEYDIAKVKTGQKIMVNMDSYRGKTFEAKVTRIIPYMNERSKSFTIEAVFVKAPPTLYANLTCEANIVISQKDKALTIPRDYLLDGDYVLLQKDKKQKVSTGLMDYKRVEILGGLKGNENLIKPQ encoded by the coding sequence ATGATAACCGAGTCTGTGTACGCTTCGGGCGTTATAAAAGGTGAGAACCAGTATCAGGTGTATTCGACGGTAAACGGACTTGTGGACAAAGTTCTGGTCTCTGAGGGAGATTTGGTAAAAAAGGGAACTCCCGTTATCCAGCTTGTGAGCAGTATAGCAAGAATGAACGCGGAAAATGCGGGCATTACTGCCACCTATTCTTCGGTTTCTTCAAATGCCGAACGGCTTAACGAGCTTGAAAACAACATTTCGTTTGCCCGGCTAAAATTAGAAAACGACGCTTCGCTTCTCGAAAGACAGAAAAATCTTTGGGCACAAAAAATAGGCACACGTATTGCGTTTGAACAACGTGAGCTTGAATACCGCAACTCGTTGAATGCTTATGAAACGGCAAAACTACGACACGCCGAAACGCTGAAGCAACTGCGCTTTCAGGAACAGCAGTCCCGAAAGAATCTCCAGATCGTTCAGACGTCTGCCAATGACTATATTATTAAAAGTGAGGGAGACGGCCAAGTCTACGACATTCTGAAAAAAGCGGGAGAAATGGTGACGCCTCAGACGGCAGTTGCCATAATAGGCGATGCAGACAGATTTCTGATAGAACTGCAAATAGACGAGTACGACATCGCCAAGGTGAAAACCGGACAAAAAATCATGGTTAATATGGATAGTTATCGTGGCAAAACATTTGAAGCGAAAGTCACCAGGATTATACCGTATATGAACGAACGTTCGAAGTCCTTTACTATCGAAGCCGTGTTTGTGAAAGCGCCACCAACCCTTTATGCAAATCTGACTTGCGAAGCAAATATTGTTATAAGCCAAAAGGACAAGGCGCTCACCATTCCAAGAGATTACCTGCTGGACGGCGATTATGTGCTTTTGCAAAAGGATAAAAAACAAAAGGTATCGACCGGATTAATGGACTACAAACGCGTTGAAATTCTGGGAGGTTTAAAAGGGAACGAAAATTTGATAAAACCGCAATGA
- a CDS encoding FtsX-like permease family protein encodes MTAKLVFEISRALLIARWKQTLVAAVGVTFSIAMFISLLGFMTGLNVLLDGLILNRVPHIRLYNAIRPNPEQPVMRDDAYKNAYHFISSVKAVNGRQEIRNSTAIIDYLKSNNNVIGVTPRITTQVFFNDGNIDLNGMVQGIDPEQENRLFHFDDYIIAGSGSDLAKIPNSIILGKTLADLLLADVGEVIQLTTTKGEIFQLKVVGLFQSGIQEYDKVQSYASISLVQKLLGKTGSYVTDIQIKLTNISDAPATAKSYARIFNTDAEDIQTANAQFETGSFIRTLISYAVGITVLIVAGFGIYNILNMMIYEKMDTIAILKATGFSGKDVQKIFLLIALVIGFFGGIVGLLLGFGLSLIIDQIPFVTPSLPTITTYPVNYDPWFYGIGIAFSLVTTFMAGWFPSRKASKVDPVAIIRGK; translated from the coding sequence ATGACAGCCAAACTGGTATTTGAGATTTCTCGGGCTTTGCTCATCGCCAGGTGGAAACAAACGCTCGTTGCAGCGGTGGGAGTTACATTCAGCATTGCCATGTTCATTTCTTTGCTGGGTTTTATGACAGGGCTTAATGTACTGCTTGACGGACTGATATTAAACAGAGTACCTCATATCCGGCTATACAATGCCATCAGGCCCAATCCAGAACAACCTGTTATGCGTGACGACGCCTACAAAAATGCCTATCATTTTATCAGCTCTGTTAAAGCAGTGAACGGCAGGCAGGAAATCCGCAACAGCACCGCCATCATTGACTATCTTAAAAGTAACAACAACGTTATCGGTGTTACACCACGAATAACAACGCAGGTCTTTTTCAATGATGGAAATATTGATCTGAACGGAATGGTACAAGGCATTGATCCCGAGCAAGAAAACAGACTTTTTCACTTTGATGACTACATCATTGCAGGTAGCGGATCGGATCTTGCCAAAATTCCTAACAGCATCATTTTGGGCAAAACGCTCGCAGACCTTCTACTAGCCGATGTAGGGGAAGTGATCCAGCTAACGACAACGAAAGGTGAGATTTTCCAGCTGAAAGTGGTCGGTCTGTTTCAATCGGGAATTCAGGAATATGATAAAGTCCAAAGTTACGCTTCAATCAGTTTGGTGCAGAAACTGCTGGGAAAAACGGGTAGCTATGTTACAGATATACAGATCAAACTGACAAACATCAGTGACGCTCCGGCTACGGCCAAAAGCTATGCAAGAATTTTCAATACAGATGCAGAAGACATTCAGACCGCCAATGCGCAATTCGAAACAGGCAGCTTCATCCGGACCTTAATTTCCTACGCGGTCGGCATCACGGTCCTGATAGTGGCCGGATTCGGCATTTACAATATTCTCAACATGATGATCTATGAAAAAATGGACACCATCGCGATACTCAAAGCGACTGGTTTCTCAGGAAAAGACGTTCAAAAAATATTCCTGCTCATTGCACTTGTCATCGGGTTTTTCGGCGGAATTGTGGGATTACTGCTGGGTTTCGGACTTTCACTGATCATCGATCAGATCCCTTTTGTAACCCCTTCCCTACCCACCATTACCACTTATCCGGTTAACTACGATCCATGGTTTTACGGCATCGGGATTGCTTTTTCATTGGTTACCACTTTTATGGCAGGCTGGTTCCCGTCAAGGAAAGCCAGTAAAGTGGATCCGGTCGCTATTATCAGAGGGAAATAA
- a CDS encoding ABC transporter ATP-binding protein, producing MGKIILEARHINKDFNDPIRVRILSDISFSITEGEFVSVTGKSGCGKSTLLYILSTMDTDYEGELWIDGESMTSRKEEQLARIRNEKIGFVFQFHYLLKEFTVLQNVMLPGLKLNKFSAIQIEHHAMDKLKMLGIGHLALKNANQISGGEKQRVAIARALINDPMMIMGDEPTGNLDKKNSEIVFDTFKRLAEEFNQTMLIVTHDVNFAQKTHRNIEMEDGRIIQDKQLEKLLKD from the coding sequence ATGGGAAAGATCATTCTCGAGGCGCGACATATCAACAAGGATTTCAACGATCCGATACGTGTGCGGATTCTTTCCGACATCAGCTTTTCGATCACAGAAGGCGAGTTCGTTTCAGTTACGGGAAAATCGGGTTGCGGTAAATCGACCTTGCTCTATATTCTTTCAACAATGGATACCGATTACGAAGGGGAACTTTGGATTGACGGTGAATCCATGACAAGTAGAAAAGAGGAACAGCTCGCCAGGATACGGAATGAAAAAATTGGTTTCGTTTTCCAGTTTCATTATTTGTTAAAAGAATTTACGGTGCTGCAAAATGTGATGTTACCGGGTTTGAAGCTTAACAAATTCTCTGCCATTCAAATAGAACATCATGCGATGGACAAGTTAAAAATGCTTGGAATCGGGCACCTTGCACTGAAAAATGCCAATCAGATATCGGGCGGGGAAAAGCAGCGTGTTGCCATTGCGAGAGCATTAATAAATGACCCAATGATGATCATGGGCGACGAACCGACTGGAAATCTCGATAAAAAGAACAGTGAAATCGTGTTCGATACTTTCAAAAGACTGGCCGAAGAGTTCAACCAAACCATGCTTATTGTAACGCACGACGTAAATTTTGCCCAAAAAACGCACCGGAATATCGAAATGGAGGACGGCAGGATTATTCAGGATAAGCAGCTGGAAAAACTTTTAAAAGATTAA
- a CDS encoding NAD(P)H-dependent oxidoreductase, which yields MKIYILLAHPDKESFNGQIADSYLQQALKKGHDVRIQRLGDMQFDPILWKGYKVPQDLEPDLVLAQENILWCQKWVIIYPMWWGSVPALFKGFLDRTLSSGFAFKYHENDPFWDKLLKGRAGELIVTSDSPWWWIWLQYRNSDINSIKRATLQFCGITPVKTTRIPNIRFLKDADRQKMLAKIISAIPSA from the coding sequence ATGAAAATATACATTCTTCTTGCGCATCCCGATAAGGAAAGCTTTAACGGTCAAATCGCAGACAGCTATTTACAGCAAGCGCTCAAAAAAGGGCATGACGTAAGGATTCAGAGACTGGGAGATATGCAATTCGATCCCATACTTTGGAAGGGATACAAAGTTCCGCAAGATTTAGAACCGGATCTGGTGCTTGCCCAGGAAAATATACTTTGGTGTCAGAAATGGGTCATCATATATCCGATGTGGTGGGGATCTGTTCCCGCACTATTTAAGGGCTTTCTGGATCGCACGCTCAGTTCCGGATTTGCTTTTAAGTACCACGAAAATGATCCGTTTTGGGACAAACTGCTAAAAGGCAGAGCAGGCGAACTTATCGTAACGTCGGATTCGCCCTGGTGGTGGATTTGGCTGCAATACCGCAATAGCGATATCAATTCCATTAAGCGCGCGACGCTGCAATTTTGTGGCATTACGCCAGTCAAGACCACACGAATACCAAACATCCGTTTTTTGAAAGACGCCGACCGTCAAAAAATGCTGGCCAAAATCATTAGTGCTATTCCGTCTGCTTGA
- a CDS encoding Hsp20/alpha crystallin family protein — MSLVKRNGSLFPRLLLNDFFDNNALTTPSMFNLDDTFQRLGYAAKVPSVNITENNEEYSIQLAAPGLEKKDFKIEVENDMLTISSQKEQETNEEKDNYRRREFSYQSFSRSFQLPQNSQTDKIDAHYQEGLPKLTLPKKELMFFETIITCGSAYHF, encoded by the coding sequence ATGTCACTTGTAAAAAGAAACGGAAGCTTGTTTCCAAGACTCCTTTTAAATGACTTTTTCGATAACAACGCACTGACTACTCCATCGATGTTTAATCTGGATGACACATTTCAAAGGTTAGGTTATGCAGCCAAAGTGCCATCAGTGAACATCACAGAAAACAATGAGGAATATTCAATCCAGCTGGCGGCTCCGGGTTTGGAGAAAAAGGACTTCAAGATTGAAGTAGAGAACGACATGCTAACGATCAGCTCCCAAAAAGAACAGGAAACAAATGAAGAAAAAGACAATTATCGCAGAAGAGAATTTTCTTACCAAAGCTTTTCCCGCTCGTTTCAATTGCCGCAGAATTCGCAAACTGATAAAATTGATGCGCATTATCAGGAAGGCCTTCCTAAATTGACACTTCCCAAAAAAGAGTTGATGTTTTTTGAAACAATCATAACCTGTGGGTCGGCTTATCATTTTTAG
- a CDS encoding DUF1801 domain-containing protein, which produces MTSELDPFHHYLDSLPLERRKPVTELRNVLLHHLPPGFSEVISGESLAYVVPHTVYPDGYHCNPTSPLPFISVISQKNFIAMYHMGLYADTELLKWFISEYPGYSKTKLDMGKSCIRFKKIDNIPLEFIGKLASKMTPSEWINLYESVVKNRS; this is translated from the coding sequence ATGACGTCAGAACTAGACCCGTTTCATCACTATCTTGATTCTCTTCCACTTGAAAGAAGGAAGCCTGTAACCGAATTGCGAAATGTTTTGCTTCATCATTTGCCGCCAGGATTCAGCGAGGTTATAAGCGGGGAAAGTTTGGCTTACGTCGTTCCGCATACCGTTTATCCTGACGGGTATCATTGTAATCCCACGTCGCCATTGCCATTTATAAGCGTGATTTCTCAGAAAAATTTTATCGCTATGTACCATATGGGTTTGTATGCTGATACCGAACTGTTGAAGTGGTTTATAAGTGAATATCCTGGTTATTCCAAAACCAAACTGGATATGGGTAAAAGTTGCATTCGTTTTAAAAAAATTGACAATATTCCTTTGGAATTCATTGGAAAACTTGCCTCGAAAATGACACCTTCAGAATGGATTAATCTTTATGAAAGTGTAGTTAAAAACAGGTCGTAG
- a CDS encoding cation-translocating P-type ATPase: MQTNQTKIHSGLTDQQVTAARNRFGKNQVEGKNRDGILGTIIDLIKEPMLILLVVAAGIYFITGSQGEGVFMLGAIVLISAISIYQENKSRNALAELKTLTQPKCQVIRGGLLVEILLEDLVVGDVLILEEGDKIPADGIILESHDFSVNESILTGESLSLPKSENDEDNNIYQGTLVASGRAVCEVTRTGSKTRLAQIGESLDSIDLEKSPLQIQISSFVRNMAIVGAVVFLIVWGINFFRSGNFVDSLLKALTLAMSILPEEIPVAFTTFMALGAWRLMKMGIIVKRTQTIETLGSATVICTDKTGTITQNNMSLAALYVGASNTIMKPDGNISDDAEKLLSYAMWSSEPVPFDPMEKALHKAYTKFAPLDERPEFQLIHEYPLEGKPPMMTHVFASKNERIIAAKGASEAIMSVSTMTESEKNFVQNAIDTFTKDGYRVLGVAESTFSNETFPDKQQQLPFHFLGLVAFYDPPKSNIKSVLESFYQAGINVKIITGDNAATTQNIARQVGFKGSDQVLNGEDLVKLDQKTLQEKVSQVQIFARMFPEAKLRVIKALKANGEIVGMIGDGVNDGPALKAAHIGIAMGRKGTEIAKQASSLILADDDLALMIDAVAMGRKIYTNLKNAIRYIISIHIPIILTVFIPLVLGWKYPNIFTPVHIIFFELIMGPTCSIIYENEPVQSNLLLQKPRRFTSSFFSVNELFVSILQGLVITAGMLFIYQYGVANSYNEPLIRAMVFIGLLSANVSLTLVNRSFHDSLITTLAYKNNLVLLIISITVLLSAFIFLIPQAAQFFRLETPDFNQLFLSFFIGMGSTIWFEGVKFYTRSGPIKS; this comes from the coding sequence ATGCAGACTAATCAAACAAAGATTCACAGCGGTCTGACAGATCAGCAAGTAACAGCGGCCAGAAACCGCTTTGGAAAAAATCAGGTTGAAGGTAAAAATAGAGACGGTATCCTTGGCACCATTATCGACTTGATAAAAGAACCGATGCTTATCTTGCTCGTTGTTGCAGCGGGCATTTATTTCATAACCGGTTCCCAGGGAGAAGGTGTTTTCATGCTTGGCGCCATCGTGCTGATCTCCGCCATTTCCATTTATCAGGAAAACAAAAGCCGCAACGCGCTCGCCGAACTGAAAACACTGACTCAACCGAAATGCCAGGTGATACGAGGTGGTCTTCTGGTAGAAATTTTGCTTGAAGACCTTGTTGTGGGCGACGTGCTGATTCTGGAAGAAGGAGACAAAATCCCAGCCGACGGAATCATTCTCGAATCACACGATTTTTCAGTCAACGAATCCATCCTGACGGGCGAATCCCTTTCACTGCCAAAAAGTGAAAACGACGAAGATAATAACATATATCAGGGAACACTTGTGGCTTCGGGAAGGGCAGTTTGCGAAGTAACGCGAACAGGATCCAAAACCAGACTGGCTCAAATCGGAGAGAGCCTTGATTCTATCGATCTGGAAAAAAGTCCGCTACAAATTCAGATTTCCAGTTTTGTTAGGAATATGGCCATTGTCGGAGCGGTCGTATTTCTCATCGTTTGGGGTATTAATTTTTTCCGTTCAGGAAATTTTGTAGACAGCCTTCTAAAAGCGCTCACATTGGCAATGAGCATATTACCGGAAGAAATTCCCGTGGCTTTTACCACATTCATGGCACTTGGCGCGTGGCGGCTGATGAAAATGGGAATCATCGTAAAGCGCACCCAAACGATTGAAACCCTTGGAAGTGCAACGGTTATTTGTACGGATAAAACAGGCACGATTACGCAAAACAACATGTCTCTGGCTGCATTATATGTTGGAGCAAGTAACACCATAATGAAGCCGGATGGGAACATATCAGACGATGCAGAAAAACTATTGTCTTACGCCATGTGGTCCAGCGAGCCGGTTCCATTTGATCCTATGGAAAAAGCTTTACACAAGGCCTATACAAAATTTGCGCCTCTTGATGAACGCCCGGAATTCCAGCTAATCCATGAGTATCCGCTGGAAGGAAAACCACCGATGATGACGCATGTTTTTGCCTCTAAAAATGAAAGAATAATAGCTGCAAAAGGAGCGTCGGAAGCGATTATGTCGGTATCGACGATGACTGAATCTGAGAAAAATTTTGTTCAAAATGCCATTGACACCTTTACCAAAGACGGCTACCGGGTATTGGGCGTGGCTGAAAGTACGTTTTCAAACGAGACTTTCCCGGATAAGCAACAGCAACTTCCGTTTCATTTTCTGGGACTGGTCGCATTTTACGATCCTCCGAAATCAAACATCAAATCAGTACTGGAATCCTTTTACCAGGCGGGGATTAACGTTAAAATCATTACCGGCGATAACGCTGCAACGACGCAAAACATTGCAAGGCAGGTAGGTTTCAAGGGTTCAGACCAAGTTTTGAACGGTGAAGATCTTGTGAAGCTCGATCAAAAAACTTTGCAGGAAAAAGTAAGCCAGGTTCAGATTTTTGCAAGAATGTTCCCCGAAGCGAAACTCCGTGTCATAAAAGCCCTCAAAGCAAATGGTGAAATCGTGGGCATGATCGGCGACGGGGTGAACGATGGTCCGGCATTGAAAGCGGCACATATCGGAATAGCCATGGGCAGGAAAGGAACGGAAATAGCCAAGCAGGCATCTTCACTCATTCTGGCAGACGATGACCTGGCGCTAATGATCGATGCAGTGGCGATGGGCAGAAAAATTTACACCAACCTCAAAAACGCGATCAGGTATATTATCTCCATCCACATCCCGATTATTCTGACTGTTTTTATTCCGTTGGTACTGGGTTGGAAATACCCGAATATTTTCACACCCGTCCATATCATATTTTTCGAATTGATTATGGGTCCGACGTGCTCTATTATATATGAAAATGAACCGGTACAGAGCAATCTGCTGCTACAAAAACCCAGGCGGTTCACTTCTTCATTTTTTAGCGTCAACGAGCTCTTTGTCAGTATTCTACAAGGCTTGGTAATTACAGCAGGAATGCTGTTTATCTATCAGTATGGCGTTGCAAATTCCTATAATGAACCACTTATCAGAGCCATGGTTTTCATTGGCCTGTTATCCGCAAATGTATCCCTAACACTCGTTAACCGCTCATTTCACGACTCGTTAATTACAACCTTGGCATATAAAAATAATCTGGTTTTACTCATCATTTCAATCACTGTTCTGTTATCTGCATTCATATTTTTGATACCTCAGGCAGCACAATTTTTCAGGCTTGAAACACCGGATTTTAACCAGCTCTTTTTAAGTTTTTTTATAGGAATGGGATCTACGATCTGGTTTGAAGGGGTAAAATTTTATACCAGGAGCGGGCCAATTAAGTCTTGA